A window from Triticum aestivum cultivar Chinese Spring chromosome 6D, IWGSC CS RefSeq v2.1, whole genome shotgun sequence encodes these proteins:
- the LOC123140699 gene encoding uncharacterized protein, whose protein sequence is MTSSYQPHAMTNLDAPAPVPKVKAAAVVTRNPRSPSGPPSPEMEATAEALTREEVLRRRRRRAARLLAAYRRLYWAMAEEVRARHRQYVWELGCSPLEAEQPAAGPEAKPGPAAVPRRKKCGITGCKVRAMAMAKYCHYHILSDPNQVLYKGCGHIMIKSGAQTGKSTHNTPILKASVPSLCNVHLQRSQKNISQAYKIVGFNPPPTGQISPDFSVLVAECVRQIQARRRESRSAAAGKK, encoded by the coding sequence ATGACCTCCTCCTACCAGCCGCATGCCATGACGAACCTAGATGCGCCGGCGCCGGTACCCAAGGTGAAGGCAGCAGCTGTGGTGACGCGAAACCCTCGCTCCCCCAGCGGCCCGCCGTCGCCAGAGATGGAGGCCACGGCGGAGGCGCTCACGCGGGAGGAGGTGCTGCGCCGGAGGCGGCGCCGCGCCGCGCGGCTCCTTGCCGCGTACCGCCGGCTGTACTGGGCCATGGCAGAGGAGGTGCGCGCCCGGCACCGGCAGTACGTCTGGGAGCTCGGCTGCAGCCCGCTCGAGGCCGAGCAGCCGGCCGCTGGCCCGGAGGCGAAGCCTGGGCCGGCGGCGGTGCCGAGGAGGAAGAAGTGCGGGATCACGGGGTGCAAGGTGCGGGCGATGGCCATGGCCAAGTACTGCCACTACCACATCCTCTCCGATCCCAATCAGGTACTCTACAAGGGCTGCGGCCACATCATGATCAAGAGTGGTGCACAGACTGGGAAAAGTACTCACAACACGCCCATCCTGAAAGCATCAGTTCCCTCCCTCTGCAATGTTCACTTGCAAAGATCTCAGAAGAATATATCACAAGCTTACAAGATAGTTGGCTTTAATCCACCTCCCACCGGTCAAATCTCCCCGGATTTTAGTGTCTTGGTTGCCGAATGTGTCCGTCAGATCCAGGCTAGAAGGAGAGAGTCCCGAAGTGCCGCGGCAGGGAAGAAATAG
- the LOC123140700 gene encoding uncharacterized protein: protein MAGDGGGGARPRTQAARGRRQTAASVPLDVLVEIAVRTDPATLVRCAATCVDMRRRVKDYTGLGGRLHLRHSDRFVLPLLRGHLIHTFKYEGMRRKDQLSLVDTTAADTTTLRRVTGVHGFPLASSNGLVLTRVARGLCVWDPATSRKQTLPSAPTFPVDVVATQQHDDTTNYVLLVGDDDDEGATVVGRQFHVVMAYLELSQHCRNVHFQIFSSEHGTWGRYNKIRVHKLQGSKLQRPLARALVVGDDAHWLCLTDKGDYVLKLQVRLVEQVMVTMLPENFPRGGCWYHQLLATSSAGGCPIVLVTDGNKISAWAQSKQTGKWQRRPRVVIEIETILQFLDEAGGSRPPPSLWEVKHEIKLLWFAERSGTVLIKVLINMSTVGYFWLNLQSMKIVRWFSDRGEEYPTGNMPYEMNLEAWVPTFSSTL, encoded by the coding sequence ATGGCAGGCGACGGCGGTGGTGGTGCCAGGCCCCGGACGCAAGCTGCAAGAGGGCGGCGGCAGACGGCAGCTTCGGTGCCGTTGGACGTGCTGGTGGAGATCGCGGTGCGCACCGACCCGGCCACTCTAGTGCGCTGCGCCGCGACGTGCGTGGACATGCGCCGCCGCGTCAAGGATTACACTGGCCTCGGTGGCCGCCTCCACCTCCGGCATAGCGACCGATTCGTGCTCCCCCTTCTGCGAGGCCACCTGATCCACACGTTCAAGTATGAGGGCATGCGACGCAAGGACCAGTTGTCCCTGGTGGACACCACTGCTGCAGACACCACCACGCTGCGCAGGGTCACCGGCGTCCACGGCTTCCCCCTCGCGTCGAGCAATGGCCTCGTTCTCACTCGCGTGGCCCGAGGGCTTTGCGTGTGGGATCCGGCCACCAGCCGCAAGCAGACCCTGCCATCTGCACCGACTTTCCCTGTGGATGTGGTGGCTACACAACAACACGATGATACGACAAATTATGTCTTGCTCgtgggtgacgatgatgatgagggtgCGACCGTCGTCGGCCGGCAATTCCATGTGGTCATGGCATACCTAGAGCTGTCACAACACTGCCGCAACGTGCACTTTCAAATCTTCTCATCCGAGCATGGCACGTGGGGCCGCTACAACAAGATCCGGGTTCATAAACTGCAAGGCAGCAAGTTGCAACGACCACTCGCCAGGGCCCTAGTCGTTGGTGACGATGCACACTGGTTGTGCTTGACCGACAAAGGGGACTACGTCCTGAAGCTCCAAGTTAGATTGGTGGAACAAGTCATGGTCACGATGCTCCCGGAGAACTTCCCCCGTGGTGGGTGCTGGTACCACCAACTCCTAGCGACATCGTCGGCAGGTGGGTGCCCGATTGTGCTCGTCACGGATGGCAACAAGATATCTGCGTGGGCGCAATCGAAGCAAACGGGCAAGTGGCAGCGACGACCACGGGTGGTGATCGAGATAGAGACAATCTTGCAGTTCCTAGATGAGGCGGGCGGAAGCAGGCCGCCGCCGAGCCTGTGGGAAGTCAAGCATGAAATAAAACTATTGTGGTTCGCCGAGAGGAGTGGCACCGTGCTCATTAAGGTGCTCATCAACATGTCAACTGTCGGATATTTCTGGCTCAACCTGCAGTCCATGAAGATCGTGAGGTGGTTCTCAGATCGTGGGGAAGAGTACCCGACTGGGAATATGCCCTATGAGATGAATTTGGAGGCTTGGGTTCCAACATTCAGTAGCACTTTGTGA